The Amaranthus tricolor cultivar Red isolate AtriRed21 chromosome 2, ASM2621246v1, whole genome shotgun sequence genome contains the following window.
GGATTGAGCCACCTATATGGGTGGCTTCAGCTTTGTCTTTTCCTCCATGTCTATTGGAGGAATTGCTAGCCGAAACGGCTTTATTATCTGGGCGTTTCCAATCAGCCTTCCATCGCGCCCAGGTCTCATTATTGATGGAAGGAGGTTTAAATTCAGGCTCGCTTTTCAACGTCCTGcgccatttgaaaagcatatcTGCATAGCGCTTTGCGGCTTTTTCCTCCCATGACCTTCGAACGAAAGGTTCGAGGCGAGGGTCCCATTTGTACTGTTTCTAAACACATTaatgtttcatcaaataaaatacttaatatttatttcaaaccctaatattattttcaactaaaatcaatCTTATCTATACCATAAAATGTCCCAATTTTATCtacataataaattttttcatcCCAAACTAAACATTACTACGTATACTATTAAAGtaattcgaaaatataaaaaaaaataagaaaatttcgaaacaacaataataacatcatattaaaaataaattactctataattccaaagttacattttaaataaaagaaatctagaaaaatataacataaaacatgctcaaagtataccataattcataattcgaaaatataaattactccGAAATTCAAAAAATGCATAAAGTAACACTAAACATGCTCAAGTTATCCATAAttcgaaaatgttaaaaacatacaaaaaatgacgaaacaaaatattaacattatacatgctcaaaatataccataattcgaaatttaaaaaaaaaacatacataattcaacataaacatcatgaaataataagaaaaaacatgTTGAAGATGACAATGTACTCCATAGCTcgaaatcaaacaataaaaaaaaacattgaaacataatttatcatcataatcatcaagaatattgaaaaaaatcaaaaaaataaacaataaacactaaCCTTTTAATAAGAAGATGAGATTTTTTGAGTTGAAGATGAGTAGTAACCAGAAAATGATAAGGATGAGattaggagagaaaagaaaattaatagagaatgagattaatggaggaaaagaaaATTCAGAGGTGCAGTACAAGGAAAATGAAGAAGTATGGAAAATGAGGATAGAGTCGTAGGAGATGAGGAATTAGGGCATCATAATACGGATTTTTCATCTGAAGTTGGCGCCAACTGCAGTGACAAGACTAAACAGTTTCACTTTTCAGAATGGCGACGACAAGAAGGGTCACTGGTTCGTCGCTGCCTGCAATGACAAGACCAGTCAGTTTGACATTTTCAGTTTGGCGACCAGATCGGCGGTCGCTGGTTCGTCGCCCACGCCTCGGTAATGAAAACCTTTGCGTGCTGCAGTGGAGAAAAAATCGGCTgcagtattattattattattattattaccattgttattattattattattattattattattattattattattattattatcattattattattattattattattattattattattattattattattattattattattattattattattattattattattattactgttattcttattattattattgataaaatcattattattattattattattattattattgttattattagtattattattattattattattattattattattattattattattatttttattattattattattattattattattattattattattattattattattattattattattattattattattattattattgttattattattattgataaaatcattattattattattattattattattattattattattattattattattattgttattattattattattattattattattattattattattattattattattattattattattattactgttattgttattattattattgataaaatCATCTGTATTGGACCGGTCCTGTAATCCTAGCCTCATATGCCAAATGGATAGGAAGGTGTTCCATGCTATCAAAGAATGTGAGCGGAAAGATAATCTCTAGTTTGCAGATGATAACCGAAATATCTGCTTCCATCTTCCTCAAATCCTCCATACATAGCTTTGTGGTTGTcaaacttttaaaatataagcTCAATTCGTTAAGAGCTTCCCAAACCTTCACCGGTAGCAATTCTCTAAATGCAATTGGAATTAAGCGTTGCATGAAAACATGACAGTCGTGACTTTTCATGCCGAACAATTGATGCTTTGCCATGTCAATATTCCTTGCCATATTGAACACATAACCATCGGGAAATCTAATACTCTTCAACCATTGAAGCAAAGCACATATCTGTTGTCCATTTAATGTATATGAAGCTTTAGGAATAGACGTACCtgtatataatcataataacatgttacatgaattattattaattatcaattctATAAAGGTTTGAGAATACACAAACCTATAGGATGCAATTCTGAACGTATACCAAGTTCACGCAGATCGTGTCTACCCTTGatgtgatcctttgttttacttggctcacacaacaaagtgttgaaaatgttatcaaaaacaTTCTTCTCTATGTGCATAACATCCAAATTATGTCGAATCATGTTAGTTTTCCAATATGGAAAATCCCAGAATATGCTCATCTTCTTCCATCTAGCAGAGTACTTACTAACCTCTTTATTATGTTCCGGTGCATCTTCTTCATTGACTCTCAAAAAACCAAACTGGtctaattcatcaagcaattcATGTCCAGTCCAAATAATAGGTGGATCTCTTTTCTCAACAATGCCTGATCTGTAATTTATTCTATTTCTCCTATAGGGATGACTTCTATCTAAGAACCTTCTATGACAGTCAAACCAACACACCTTCTTGCTATGCGTAAGGTAGAAGGCTTGTGAATCATCCATGCAGTAAGGGCAAGCATATCGGCCCGCAGTACTCCACCCGGACAACATCGATTAAGTTGGAAAGTCATTGatcgtccacattaaagctgctcgtagttggaaattctcctttcttgacacatcaAATGTATAAATACCCTTTTCCCACAACATATTCAgctcttgtattagtggttgaagatataagtcaatgttgtgctttggattgctcggcccagggacaatcacggtcaagaacatatacggcttcttcaagcacatccatggcggaagattgtatggtgttaaaatgacaggccacgatgaatactgttgaccggaacttccaaaggggttaaaaccatctgtacagagaccaagccgcacgtttcgagtctccattgcaaagtctggatgcatgtcgttaaatgtcaaccacgcttcagcaTTGGACGGATGTATCATCCCTCCATCTTTAGTGTGgtgctctgcatgccacctcatatgcctagctgttgcctctgaagcatacaatatttgtaatctggggcccagggggaaataatgaaattgcttccgcgaaaccttatcgcctttactgtttcttctccatctagaagtttcacaaatataacagcaagttgcattcgcattattcccccaatatatcatacatccgttaggacaacaatctatcttctcaacgggtaatccaagggcagctatttattttttcgtttcatagaagttgtttaccatcgtattctgTTCTGGTAACACTTTGTTCACAATAGCACAAATATTgtcgtaacacctctcagtgagacgatggtctgtcttcaggtttgtaagtTGACCAACAATagacatcttggtgtgatttttgCAACCTTCAAATGaaggactatttacagaatttaacatttcaaagaactgtcGACACTGAGGGTTTCAATAttcgtcaacgtgtaccggTGGTACATTATCTACTGACACTACATCATACTGGAAGGGAAGAAACTGATGGTAAGTGTTTGGAAATACattagctactgcatcatgcaccatctgtgagtatggatttggattgtttgacgattgctctcccactaccgctgcaacatcagatgttgttcccATCTCTGTATTTTTATGATATccccactcatagtaattttcaacaaaccctcttctcattagatgttctcttatttcatctgCTTCcttataaaaacaatttttacactttttacaaggacatctaatctcagaactcatgctttttgtacgagcaaaatctaaaaactcttccaaccctctcataaattttaaactaaACTTCCATttttttcgtcggttgtacatccaacttctttcttgcctaaaatttatttttaacacctatatataatataataacataattattcaactcattagtaaagtaagttaatgaaaataacaatatatgataataatataattattctaataaaaattattaaaacaaaataatgtcaataaaaataaaatataaaataataaaaaatataaaaaactcaagtaaataacaaaggaaataaaatatgtactaatcaaataataaaattaaatcaaattaatgacaatacaaattaaatataaataataaaaataaataaaaacaactcatataaagataaaaaaaagctacacaatagaataagaaaatcaCTAACCTTTTCTAATTCTTTAGTTTCCGAAATGTACGATGCACAACAATTCTGCACCCTGTTTAAAGAAAACATGGCGACAACATGGCGATTACAAACTCATCGCACcttttgaattcaaattcaaaaacatgGCGACCAAAGGGCTACTAACAGAACTGTTgccttcatttaaaaaaaataaatcaaaaatcacGGTTTTTCTGGCGACCAAGGGGCGACAAACAACACCCGTCGCCatgcatcaaaataaaaataaaaaatactgtcTTTCTTGGCGACGACATTCCGACGAGACTATCCGTCGCCAgctagaaaaatcaaaaaaaaaaaaggaaaaatagctGTGGGCGACCGGCTAGCGACGACCTTTCCCGTCGCTATTGAACTTTCTCAGTTGGCGACCAAAGGTTCTCTCGCCTTATCGTCGCCATTGGCGATCAAGTATTCCCCTCGCCATTTTTCCATCGCTAATTCAAGAGTTTTTTGCAGTGAATGTAACAAAGGAGCATAGTaagttgttaattttttttaattggtttaCATTCGTTAGTTATTCAAATCTTAATTCCGATCGACTCATACTAAATGTTATCTCATGTTAATAGGTTTTCAAGTGTCTAAGTATATtactattaatatattaatatagaaattCGTGCAATATACAAATTTATTGGTATAGAATACATATAGAATATAActtcaaattaagaataatgcaaatatatattatcgtcattaaatttatcgaatatataatttttaaagaaaatttaaaagtaaatttttttaaaaataatttaacgaATAAATCGTTGTTTCATTTAATAAAAGGTATCAAATTATAGGATAAACATATaaaattgctataataaattatataaaaactttacctaatttagcttcaatttaaaaaaaaattctaaattaggtaaatattatcaTGTAGTTAAATATCATTTAGTAAAATAATTCTATATGTCAAGGCTccctaaaaataatatttatcattttccaacatttttaatatttatgattttcaGTGTGGAGGATTAGAACTCGATTCTACAGTCCTATGAAGCAACAATCTGatctattattttcatttttaataatattttttttatgtattcataattcttcatgaatttcttttacatatgcttatatgtttgaaatattttacaAATACAACTCTAAACTTAAAGTTCTTTATTGATATGG
Protein-coding sequences here:
- the LOC130805709 gene encoding uncharacterized protein LOC130805709, which codes for MEYIKQYKWDPRLEPFVRRSWEEKAAKRYADMLFKWRRTLKSEPEFKPPSINNETWARWKADWKRPDNKAVSASNSSNRHGGKDKAEATHIGGSIPHARTMRDLEQSKGQRPTAYEIFTRTHGVFDNEIGDCSQWTNSK